GGTGCCACAAGCGTCGGTTAAAGGTATAATTTTGTACGGGGTGAACACATCCCTGTACACTAGGTGTAGTAGCAGACCGACCCATATTCGTTCGGGTTTGATTTTTTCTATATTTTCAACCTGGAGTTTTTCAGTTTCCATATtgcttttttctttgtgttttatttttttctgtttctttttgttcttttttaaTTTATCTTTCTCCTTTTAAAATTTTAATGAAAAAATTTCAAATTCATAAAAAACATTTTAAATCCGTTACTCTTTTGACGTGTTAATTTTTaaaaaattcgtgaactttttaaaattcgtGATTTCCTTtttaaaatttcatgaacttttagctctgaactttttttaaaattcgtgAACTAATTTCAACTTTTAccaacttttttcaaattttatgaagttgtttttaaatttgtgaactttttcaaattcatgaagttttttaattattttttaactatttcaaattcatgaagtttTTTAATGAACCTTTTAAAATTTTGCTAATATTTTCAAAAAATGGACAACTTTTTACAAATTTAAGACCTTTTTTTACATTTCTGAACTCTTTGGAAAAATCAACAGTCAACTGGTCAACTAGCCAACTAGTTATAAGCGAGCGAGTGAACTTCGCGTCTCGTTCGATTCCCATGTGATCGATCGTAGTTATGTTGGCCGGCCCAGGAGCGTTACCTTCGAACCGGCGTCCCGCATGAAAAACACATTTAAGCAGCAGTTATTCGCTTAAGGTGCCGAATAAATAAAGATACCTTAGCCCCTTTCATTGTAAAAGATACCTTGTtatttactccctcctttccggtttatagggctatctcaaaattttagttttttcattttataaggctcaatttggttgttttccatcacatgttcagatttcaaggtgcattaaatcattgcatgcaagtattaagagaaaattgaccaatgcatgtaatttatgcatgcatgcattgcaattaatgcattgataaacatacttttttgaggaaaacaagagcattaattgggtgcttttgtaaACTCCAaaaggtattccaccactcaccatctaccttggttggtgagatttttgaattgagccttataaaccgaaaaggagggagtaccacTGAATAAATAAAGAGGCTTGGAGAGTTAAAAAAAGGTGCCAAATAGGTGTTGGCTGAAAACTGTGGCCAATTTCaagcttttctttttttttttgttcCTCATTGGAGTAAATGAATCGGGCCCTAGGACGGCAAGCGTTAGGACCAGTCCCATAGAAATTTTTTGGTCTATTGATCTCGCCTATTCGCTAATGACAGTTGATAATGATGGCTGGTTAATCACCTCAAATCTATTCGCTAATGACCGTAGGTAATGATGCCGGTTCATTAATTACAACATCTTGGCAAAATCACTAATTAGGAGTACTTTTTGTAAACGTCACTCATACTTTCTCATATTGCGACAAGTGGTGCACTGTGCATCAGTTGTCGCAACCTTAAAGTTTAAAACATTTTATCCTCTCCACCGTTGAATTTCTTGCATCAAGATTtttgaaactagatctcatgtttatAGGTTTCGACGAACCTCTTTTATATGGTTTTCTctactttctttttctttttcaaagaggcacaattgtgcctctcgcaaaagcaaatCTGTATCTTCACGAGAAGCAAATATgtatcttttttattttttgaacagacCAGACCTATTATAAAGATTCACCGAAAGTACAAAATGCCTCAAACATAATAAAGATTACATCAAGGTCCATGGACCACCGAACGACCATCGCCGCAGCCAGAACGAGCCGCCGACGTGTCGCTGTTGCCGCTTCAATAcaggagccggcttgaccttgtcgataACAGCTaggaagtcttcgtgcacgtgcccctaCGAACCAACGTACTGGAGCTACAATTGTCGCCGTTCAATCCTTAAATCGATCTGAAGAACTTGACACCAAATATCGCCGTTGCATACACAGGGCAAGAAACCCTAATCTCCTCGCCCCGAGGAGCTGGCAGGAATCTACGTCAGAGCTTCGTCTAATCCGTCCCAGCGAACGAACTTGAGGAGGACCGGAGCCCCGAAGATTGACTCGAAGAAGAGCCGCCGCCATCCGTCCAAATGCCGTCCCTGCGAGAAATAAAACCCTACCTATCTACTAGCCGGAAAAAAGGCACTAGGAATTCCCTCCCCGCCACCGGCCGCCAGAGCGGCAGGCAGAGGGGAGCCGAATCCACGGGCTCGCTTGTGAAGATCGAGGGGAGGAAGACTTTCCCTAGTCGCCTTGCGAGAGGGGAAAAAAAGCAATCTGGGAGCTTAAAATATGTGTTTCTCATGAAAGAAGAAAACACacgtttctttttcatttttcgagAGGCATAATTGTGCCTTTTGCGGAAGCAAATCGGTGCCTCAACGAGAAGTAAATCTGCACCTCTCgcgaaaaaaaattgaaaacatgtttcttttttgtttttcgagAGGCAAAACCTATACCCCTTAaggaagcaaatatgtgcctctaCGTTAAGTAAAACTGTGCCTCTAGCAGAAGCAAAAAAacatgtttattttcctttttctgggAGGTGCCTCTCATGGGAGGAAAAAACACGGGTTTTCTTTTTCTGAGAGGTGACTCTCGCGGGAGCAAATCTGCGTCTTCATGAGAAGTAAATTTGCGCCTCTTgcgaaagaaagaaaaacacgTATTTCGCGCATTTATTTTCTTACACAAAACATAGGGAAAACCGGGCAAAAACTGAAAAGCCAAAAAATCGAAAGAAATAATCTAAAACCTGAAAAtgcgtaaagaaaaataaaaaagaaaacctaAGTGAGTGCCCAGCAAGCGACACATGATGGTGGCTAAAAACGTGTCAAGTGACGAGCTCTCAGTCCACCAAAAGTGACCTTTATAGGAGCCCCGCAACGAGTACTCGTCAGCTAGTTGGTAGTTCTCGGCGAACCAACGTGTGGTTGGATGGGTAGGAGGACAGTGATATCCCagtccatcagggttcaaatcctggtggctggtgctcgcatttattctgaATTTATTTCGAAATTTCTAGCAATGTGGgtttagtgggaggagatgttTCCGTCAACTACGAGTCGCCTACagtgactttgtaaaatctcaagatgatatacgGCTCAGACTATTGTAAATACTCATAAGGGTTGAGTGTGTATGCGCGTTCATAGGGATAaatgtatgcgcgtatatatgagtgTTTCATACTGTGTTGAGAAAAAAAAACTAATTGCTCTCGCATCTTAGGGTTGGGAGTTTTCTTGGAGAGCTTTCCGCAACGCAGGAGTCCTCGGCCACCACGAGACCAGGCGGTCCGTCCCGGGCGACACTACTATAAATAGGAAAAGCGGATTACTACTTGGGTACGGCGCCGTGTCAACTACGCGGACGACTCGGGATCTTGCCCTAACCGCCGCACGCCGTCGATCGAGAGGGGGTGGGCCTGCAGTCGGGCGGCCGTGCGTGCGTGGAAACCATGGAAGAAGGGAAGCAACGGCTGGTGCTGAGCCTGCCTCCCGGCTACCACTTCGCGCCGACGGACATGGAGCTCATCGTCCACTACCTCCGCCGGAAGATGGACGGCCACCCGCCGCACCTGCCCATCTTCAAGGACGTGCCCATCACCGACTACCGCCCGGAGCAGATCACAGGTACGAACACGACGACGAGTCCTTGTTCCTTGCGCTAGCTAGGTCGATATCGAATGCGCGCGAGTTGATCAAGACGGCGGAGAGATCGATCTGATCTGACTTGATTTTGATGGTGCTGCAGAGGTGTTCATGGGCTGCGGGGAGGAGCGGTGGTACTTCTTCACCAAGCGGACCCGCAAGTACGCAACGGGCAACCGGCCGGACCGGACGACGCCGGGCAGGGGGTACTGGAAGGCCACCGGCCCTCAGAGGCTGATCCGCACCGGGCCCTCGGAGGCTTATCCGCTGGTCGGGCGGAGGAGGACGCTCGTGTTCTACACCGGGCCCGACGAGGCGGCCATGACCGCCTGGACCATGTACGAGTACGAGAACCTCACGTCCGAGGAAGAGGCCAACGACAAGAACGCCGACAAGGTGATGATCATCTTGATTGCCCTTCGCCCTACGCCTTAATCTGTTTCCTTCTCGGCGATCTATTTATCGCAGACTGATGAAAATACTAATCTGTACTTGTACTATAATCTGTTATCGCATGCAGCTTGGCGAGTGGGTGCTGTGCACGATCCAGAGGCAGAAGAGCCAGCGCAGCGCCGACGACACGATCAAGGGCAAGGCGAAGGGGGAAAGCAAGGCGGGCGGCAGGAAGAGGAAGGGCAAGGCCCAGAAGGGAGCTGATGATCAAGTCCTCCAGGTTCAGGGAACCCAGGAGGTGGCAGAGAAAGTTGATGAGACGGACATGTTTGAGTTGGAGCAAGCCAGCCGCCCCAACAAGAGACCACAAATGATGCAGCAGAAGCATGATGAACCGCCACCGCCATGCTCAGAGACATTGATGCCAGCACAAGATTGTGACTACGGTCCAGGCACCACGCCGCCGTTGCAGGAACCGCCGCCGCAGCTCTCAGATTCAGAGATGGTAGCATCTTGCCCTGGTGCTTCATGCTACGGCTTTGATGAGTCCATGCTGCTGTCGCTGCTGGAATATGAGACGATGGAGCCTCTACCTCTAGGACTAGGATACAACGACTACAGCACGACGCCGTATCAGCCGGCCACCAGCTACGTAGATGCTGCGGCGGCGCCTCTTGGAGCATTCAGTTACGATTATGGCGGCGCTACACATCAACCGGCAGGTCAACTGAACAATGGTGGGTACGCCGGCGGTCATCCCGGTAGCCTTTTGGGCACCAGCAACAGCACATATACTTACCCGCAGCAGCACTCCTACGCCGCTGGCAGCAGTACATACACTTACCTGCAGCAGCATTCACACGCCGCCGGAACCAACAAGTTGGCCCCCAGCAGCAGTACATATACTTACCAGCAGCAGCATGCACACGCCGCTGGAACCAACAAGTTGGCCAGCAGCAACTGTACTTACCAGCAGCAGCATTCATACGCCGCCGGAACCAACAAGGCCCATGGAACTAGCAATTTGGCCGCCAGCAACAGTACATATACTTACCAGCTGCAGCAGTCATGCGCCGCGGGAGCCAACAAGTTAGCGTTGGTCAGGGGAGCGATGAGCAGCGGCATTGGTCAGGGGAGCGATGTGCAGCCACATGTAGAGCTGTGAGACCCACGGCAGGAGCCTAGAGAATAGATTTGTCGGATGGTTTGCAGCAGAGAGCACCCACTAGTTGTCTTTAACTCGCCGTTAGGGCAAGTATTAGTAGTTTAGTATGCTTTACGATTGTTCGGAGAAATAGTTGGTCAAAACATATTCATATGGGAGCAGTTTGAAAGTTCATCTGATTCAATTAATTAATAAAATACAGTTATTTAAATAAAAGGATCCTACGTCTAGCCCACCCCAGTTTTTTCTAACATGAGCAATAATAGAGGAAAGCCAGCTCAAATCAAATCAGGGATGCAACCCACTGATCAACATTCAGTGTATATTCTTTTCCTGTATTTTGTAACGTTGTTCTGCTTTTTCTACGGTTATATATTCATTATATGTTAGAATAGCTGGTATCACCCAATGATGTCCTCCTTTGTGCttaatcatgattttttttcaggcATAAATTAATGACATGTGTATGGGAAGCTAGCAATGGACGACTTATATACTGGGGGGGCACCACCATGCTTCATCGCagtgttttctgtttttgttttctgaGCAATGCTTCATGGCAGTTGGGTCATGTCTATATCTTGCTATtgtaaatggacgtcaaaattgttGGCCCGGCCCGTTAGCATGTGTTGGCTTATTGTAATGACCTACAGGTTTGAAGACTGCTTATTATATCAGACTGCTTAAGTGTAATCAAGAACATTAACTCAGGCAACAGAATGGCGGCTTATGGTCCTATCCTGAAGGAAGTAGATAGGCCGAAGGATAGCTTCCAGATGGCCAGCTTCGACCATAGATTAAGATTGCGGGCGAGAGGGAATAAACGTTTTCACCGAAACAGTCAGGATCGCAGTAGGGAATAAGCTCAAAACTATATGTTCAAAAAAAAGCTCAAAACTATACCATCATCTGAGATACTATTCCTGCAGAAATCCGAAAACAGAAAGTTTCCTAAGCGATGGGTAAATAAATAGTCCAAATCCTCTGGCACAGGACATATGCACAGCTCCTGGTTCACATGTACTTCGATAAAGAGTACAAACTAAAACTCCAGATGCTACAGCCTATAGGCAATTACATGTGCAGGTGATGCTCATTCATAGCTTGGGAGTCACTCCAGTCGAAGACGGCGGGTACTGCTCGCTAGCTCTTCCTCATCTTTGACCTGGCGTACCTGCAGCTGGAGTTAAGGAAACAATGCCAAGGAACAGTTCCAGGGAAAACCAATTGctgggttcatgtaaaaaataatataaaaacattatgaacACCAGTCAACAAACGACAAGCACGAGAAATTATAAGAAAAATTGCATTTAAAGTAGAGCCAGCAATGTCTTGAACAGCAAAAGATAAAGGATACTCAATTTGCAAGCCATCGCTGTCGGAAGAAGACAGGATGGTACCTTTGAGGTTCTCCATAGCAGCTGTGGATGATTCGATATCCTGCAAAATAAGGCCATGTCTCAGAAAAGTAAAGCTATGGAAACAGGGATGAAGAAGCGATATTACCCCCTCTTCGATTCTAGATGTATTTTCCGAATGCACGTAAACAACCCAACAGGGATGAAGAAGCGATATTACCCCCTCTTCGATTCTAGATGTATTTTCCGAATGCACGTAAACAACCCCTTCTGAACATGAAGCGCTAATATACACCGAAATATAGTGATTTGTCATATCAAACATTGTTCCTACATTGAACTTGCGTCTGATTGTACTTTTAATAATTATAAGTACAAGAAAGTACGGCATCTCTCTGATTATGCCAATTCTACATAACTAACAAATGCAAATGTCCGGAAACCTAAACTTGTTAGTAAGTTAAGAACCCATGTGCAACTCAACGACAACCTGTGATGTGCCTATTGGTCATATATTTACTCAAAAGGCCCTATTGGTCGTATATTTTAATTTTTACAGTGAAGACAATCAACCATCTGTAGCATCTCTGAACAACAGGTAGAATAACATCACTAAAACGTAAACAACAAAGGTAGACATACCGTAAAATCAGCAAATGCTGCAGGCAGTCCACCGCGGCGACGCATTTTAAGCACATGAAATCCAGGTTGCCTGCCAACAATAAGCAATAATCATCACTTTCTTCTACAACTTCACTTTAGTGAATATATTAGTAGAGTTTAGTCGACATACTTAGACAAAAGTTCCTCTAGCTCCTTCTCTGTACATGCTTGTCCCAAATTTGAAAGAAATAAAGTAGAGCAAGGTGGAATTTTGTCTGGCTGATCCTGTACAATCAATGTCGCATTATAAGAATGTGAAACACTGCATGGGAAAATCAAATATACTTTTAGGGTTACAAATTGATATGCATCCATCATTAAAATATTGCAACTGCACACTTCAAAATTCCAAAAACATATATACAGAACGTGTCACAATATGTGCAGTTAAAGAAGACATGAAGAAACATGATAAAAGCATGTGCACTGTCCCACTTACAAGCCATATTCGTATTTAAAACATTTATAGGAAAACATGTTCAAAGTAACCCAGTTCGTACAGATACACCCCTTTTCAGATTGGTAGATAATTCGAGCTACTACATGATTCTTCAAGGCATGCAAAATTTACATTGCAAGTGTAATTTGGTCAGCCTCTTCTAATAATCGCTAAACAGAaatatgagcatgaacacaagtaacATCATGCCACAATATAGAATGTGACAAAGCATGCTACAAAAACATgcagaatcagttgcattgtttcacAACACTGCCGCAGTGTATATTAGTTATACAAAGACGATATAAGATCAAAGTGTGATGAAGTGAAGCCATAACACAAACTCACATTTGAAGAAGAACGCCCCTTCTGCTGCTTGATCCCTGGTTCACCACTGTCCATCAAAGGAAACATCAATCAAATATCATCAACAAATCCATGCACAATTGGCAGACATAAGAGAAGTGGCTCACTAGCACTAGTGTTGAATGCCAAATTAAGAAATAAAACTAACTCAAACTATGAGTAATGCAAACTGCATGTCAACCTTTGGTCCGTGGGTAACTCGTTCTTGTCGCTGGAATTATCATTTTCTTCATCCGATTGTCCATCAGATCCACCCTGTCCTGAATGTTTGGTTGCCAACAACAACAAGAATGTGCAGGTGAGATACACTATGTTCTAGTGATAGTGCGTTGACAACCCATACTGCAACCGGCATTACTTTTATTTACATGTGTGTGCAAAGTCATCAGACCGCAAAATTGTTTCCTAATGGGGGCAAATAAAGTGCAAACTCTTACTGCTGCTAACATGCCAATACACTTGCTAGTTATTTCATGAAATCAACTCAAATATTTCTAGAGAAAATAAAATGAATAGGTACCCCTCGAAGTAATCAACTATCAAAATTAAGTGTTAACACTCAAATTGTGCTCCTCAAGGTATGGAACATACCAAATAAATAAGAGGAGAAGGAAGTGAATGGAAGCCATGTTGAACAGCAAATTTCTAGCCCTTCCTAATTTCTCTTATACAAGTTCAGTCTGAATACGATTTTTTAGATGGCACTACAGTGGCTTGCTAGCTATGTGGAGTCGAGGACCAACTCCCTTACAGATGTGAGACATTATCAAATAAGTATGACCATTACCATCATCATTGCCTGATacatcatcatcaccttcatcacgGTTGTTATCATTGTCAGAATTTTCCTCTGTTCGAACTCGCTTGTCAATTACTCTGTAGACCTCACCACCACCtaacatgaaaaattgtaatccatTGAATGGCGTGCAAGTTTTCAATGGCATTTTAATTGGGGAAACTGGTATGATTAAGAAAATTAGCAGTAGTGCACAAAAGTACCTCCATGGCGTTTGCGTGAATTCGACTTAGCTAGCTCAATGTGCAAGCAATCACCGTTATCAGGATCAAAAACAGATCCCTAAAATGGAACACAATGTCAGACCGGTGCTAATGACAATCAAGTGATCAACACTATTGATACAGCTATGAGGCCAGAACGTAAGATTTCTGACGCAGGAGTAGGTAATTTCTTTCTACTACCGCATACATCAAAAATGCACTTTATACATCAGAGGCATGTGTAGAGCTTTTGGCCTACTCATATGGTCAAGGTTTGACAAGTAAAAGCATAAGAGTTTTTCTAGATCATATTTACGGAAATCCAGTCTTTGAGTTTTGATTCCATGTAACTAGAGCAAGTCAAGTTTCCTCTTAACAATTCTCATTGGCATGATGTACTACTGTGAAGTGGCACATGATTTCATCATTCAATATCAACCTATCGATGCAAATCAAGCACCTTTTACACAACAGACACTGTCAGTTTGCTAATCAGCATATGGATTTAAATAGTGACTAAAGCTACTACCCTGGAAATTCGCTGCATTAAGACCATTCTTTATAAGGCTTGGACGCTTAGTCGGCAAAGCGCCCTGGCAGCGCCTTACAATTATGCCCACTTCAGGCGTACGCCTTAGGCGTCAAGGCGGTTGGTGCTCGCCTTAGGTCTCCTTACAGCCTTATAAACAATGATTAAGACCTGCTGCTGAATTTTTAATACAACGATTGAAGTGAGGATACCGGCAACGGCACGATACTTAGCAGGGAATTAAGTATAACACTCTGCCTAAATTCATATCCACATTAGCACCGAGAAATTCTACACAGGACAAGCAGGAAAAACGCAGAAGGAACTTGACTCGCGGTGTAACTCACATTTAACGAAGCCATTGCTGCCAGGGCCGCGTGATGGGTGAAGAATGACACAAAGGCAACAGCCTGCAGCACAAGAATTAAGATACAGCATCAGAAGAACAGGGGTATGCTCAAATCTAGGTAATGTAACATATACACCCAAACAGGGGAGATGGAAATTCTATCTTGCCGCTCTACTAGAGAAAATTGGATTAGTCTACACTAGTCACATACAGAGTCAAGTCTAAATGGCAAAGACGAGACGGCCGAATCGAAGGGCTCTTCCCCCAAATACCTACGCGAGGGTTTAGTCTGNNNNNNNNNNNNNNNNNNNNNNNNNNNNNNNNNNNNNNNNNNNNNNNNNNNNNNNNNNNNNNNNNNNNNNNNNNNNNNNNNNNNNNNNNNNNNNNNNNNNNNNNNNNNNNNNNNNNNNNNNNNNNNNNNNNNNNNNNNNNNNNNNNNNNNNNNNNNNNNNNNNNNNNNNNNNNNNNNNNNNNNNNNNNNNNNNNNNNNNNNNNNNNNNNNNNNNNNNNNNNNNNNNNNACGGGGTAGGGGAGGGGGGTGGGGACCTGGTTGCCGCGGCCGGTGTACTCGAGGAGGCAGTGGTCGAAGCCGGGGCGGCGGGAGAAGAGGTTGTGGATCTCGCGGGGCTTGACGTCGTCGGGGAGGCCGGCGACGAAGAGCGTGACGACGCCCTGCCGCGGGTCCGGGTGCTGGAGCGGCTGCGGCGCGTACAGGTGGTAGTAGGGGTCCCCCgccggcggcgcggcgggcggcaGGTGGGGGCGGCGGTGGGAGAGGCTCATCTCGGCGGTCGCGCGGCGCGGCGGAGGGGAGAATCGGCGCCGCTGCGTGCGGTTTTTCTGCTGGAGGCGATGTGGAAGATTACCGCGGACCGTTTGGACGTCTCGTTGGGGCTCTGTCTGGTTTAACCCCGGTTTTTCAGCGCTTCTTGCCGCGGCTGGTTTTCCAAGACCGCTGGCAACTTTTTTTTTATTGATTAATCAATAGAGATCCGCTTGATTTGCAGATCGAAAACAAGGCTTAAACTTGAGCTTCTCAAGTAAGGTAGAGATGTTCACACAATCACACATTCCGCGAATATCGCTGCCGCTGTGTCTAACCAAGTACTCTGACCGAAGCAACAGTTGATCACCGTTAGAGAGTCAGATTCCGCTTCAGCCTGCTGGCCAACTTTCTTTCCTCAAAGAAAACGGTGCGACATATTTTATAGTAAAATGAAATGAATGCACACAACCAAAATCTTGAAGGAATACAAATAAGAAAAATCTTGAAAGAAGAAGAAATATGTGATATCAAAATCCTCCGAAATCTATCCTCAAAAGAAAAAATCCTCTGAAATCTTCATTCAATAAATAACTATTCAAAGCAGATATATACCAACTGGATATATGTATTGAGAAACTGCATCATGGCTGAGGTTTAATAAATTAAAATACTTTGGATAACA
This portion of the Triticum dicoccoides isolate Atlit2015 ecotype Zavitan chromosome 7A, WEW_v2.0, whole genome shotgun sequence genome encodes:
- the LOC119332265 gene encoding uncharacterized protein LOC119332265, coding for MSLSHRRPHLPPAAPPAGDPYYHLYAPQPLQHPDPRQGVVTLFVAGLPDDVKPREIHNLFSRRPGFDHCLLEYTGRGNQAVAFVSFFTHHAALAAMASLNGSVFDPDNGDCLHIELAKSNSRKRHGGGGEVYRVIDKRVRTEENSDNDNNRDEGDDDVSGNDDGQGGSDGQSDEENDNSSDKNELPTDQSGEPGIKQQKGRSSSNDQPDKIPPCSTLFLSNLGQACTEKELEELLSKQPGFHVLKMRRRGGLPAAFADFTDIESSTAAMENLKGTILSSSDSDGLQIEYARSKMRKS